The Myxococcota bacterium DNA window TTCTTCCCGCGCATTGCGCTGTCGGCGAGCTTCGGCTCGCCGGACGGCATGGTGATCCTGGACATGATGCACCAGCTCGACCCGAGGAAGACGCGCGTGTTCACCATCGACACGGGGCGGCTGCCGCAGGAGACCTACAACCTGATCGACCGCGTGCGCGACCGCTACGAGGTCGAGGTCGAGGTGTACTTTCCCGACCCGGAGCGCGTGCAGAAGATGGTGCGCACTCACGGCATGAACCTCTTCTACGAGTCACCCGAGAAGCGGAAGCTCTGCTGCGCGATCCGCAAGGTGGAGCCGCTCGAGCGCGCTCTCGCGGACCTCGATGCCTGGGTCAGCGGGCTGCGGCCGGAGCAGAGTGTGACTCGTGCGTCGGTGGCGCCGGTCGAG harbors:
- a CDS encoding phosphoadenylyl-sulfate reductase, which codes for MAKNEISAAVLEEIQSGRLAQLSPQELLAWGWERFFPRIALSASFGSPDGMVILDMMHQLDPRKTRVFTIDTGRLPQETYNLIDRVRDRYEVEVEVYFPDPERVQKMVRTHGMNLFYESPEKRKLCCAIRKVEPLERALADLDAWVSGLRPEQSVTRASVAPVEIDEVHDGRIKLNPLATWTKDDVWAYVRKHAVPVNALHAKGYPSVGCAPCSRAIREGEDERAGRWWWELPENRECGIHTGYEEEGSGI